The following proteins are co-located in the Egicoccus sp. AB-alg2 genome:
- a CDS encoding helix-turn-helix domain-containing protein yields the protein MGGARTDLLLHPVRIRVVQAAVGCELTTGELAAALPDVPTASLYRHVRRLVDGGVLEVVAERPVRGTVERTYRVALDAASLDPDDVAGLSPHQHVEALAAFTTGLLQSATRYLDDPVADPAGDGFGYRQVPMWADDEEFAAFVADLRAVLRRAAERGPGPGRRRRTLTTVVVPDPLPPGAWDEG from the coding sequence ATGGGCGGCGCGCGCACGGACCTGCTGCTGCACCCGGTCCGCATCCGGGTCGTGCAGGCCGCGGTGGGATGCGAACTCACCACCGGTGAACTCGCCGCGGCGCTGCCCGACGTGCCGACCGCCAGCCTGTACCGCCACGTGCGCCGCCTGGTCGACGGCGGCGTGTTGGAGGTCGTCGCCGAGCGGCCGGTACGCGGCACGGTCGAGCGCACCTACCGCGTGGCGCTGGACGCGGCCTCGCTGGATCCCGACGACGTGGCCGGGCTGTCGCCGCACCAGCACGTGGAGGCGCTGGCGGCCTTCACGACGGGACTCCTGCAGTCGGCAACGCGGTACCTCGACGACCCGGTGGCGGATCCGGCCGGTGACGGCTTCGGCTACCGGCAGGTCCCGATGTGGGCCGACGACGAGGAGTTCGCCGCCTTCGTCGCCGACCTGCGGGCGGTGCTGCGCCGCGCCGCCGAGCGGGGCCCTGGTCCCGGGCGGCGGCGCCGCACCCTCACCACCGTCGTGGTGCCCGACCCGCTGCCGCCTGGCGCGTGGGACGAGGGCTGA